The Clavelina lepadiformis chromosome 1, kaClaLepa1.1, whole genome shotgun sequence genome segment ATATTCGTCGAATGTCGCGATGGGGAATTCCCCGTTGTAGGCCTGGTCTCGGTAAGAAAACCTTTGAACCTGCACAAATTACGGCGATTACTTAGTGACGACACCTCAGAACATACCATCACAACCTTTCTCAGCGTTTTGAGCTCGTCGAGGGTGAAATCAACGGTGAAAAAATCGCGAACAATCCGGGTCCCGTCCCAGTCGGGCACCGCGTAAGTTCGAAGCCGGTCCTGGAATTCCGGGCGCGCAGCGACATCTGTTGTAAGATTGAGCCAGGGTTCGTGGGTGCAAACCAGCAgcaggtcctgaaaagtagaAGCTTGGAGTCAACTCGTCTCATTCAAGGCGAGGTTGGGGGCGGTTTGCAATTTCAAGTAGGTCAAGTACGTCTCCGGCAACGTATCTTCTTAAACGTAGTTTAACATTACAGACGTTTTGTGCCAAAATTCCGGAAAATTTACGGAGACAATTGGATTCATGTTGCTACAGCCTAGTAAATAAATATCACTTGGAAATCGTCATTAAGTGCAAGTATTTCGTCACAATCACTCACTTTTGTCACGGCGAGATCACATTCTATGACGTCAGCTCCTTGATCTATTGCCAGCTGATATGCTGCCACCGTGTGGCCGGGAAGCATTCctgtaaaaattttcaaccgATGTGAAGATTACTTCGCAACTTCCAACCATGCCGGTTTTAatattgatgacgtcataaaatatCTCGAGCATAAATGAAGGCACGATATAGAacgtttatttaaaaataacattattcattgtgacgtcacctgaGCTTCCACGATGTCCAATTATGATTGGTCGGTTTTCTGGCAACCGCTGGTCCTGCCACACCATAGAAATCTGACTGGTCCTGCCAAAGCAAGCGAAGTAGAAGAAGGCAGAGAGTTGGCGACCTGCAGAGAAGATGGAGATGAATTTGGGATGCGCAAAACATTGTGTCAGCCTGGTCGTTCACTTTTAAActacattttacaaaatttaagaatcatttgtttcaaaaaagtacaaaacaCAGGAACATGAATCTGCCCACTGGTCCTCACCTATAAAAGATGAATCCATTTCAGACTGAGTCATAAGTGCTTTGGGACAAGTTGAAAACCAAAAGTTTTGTGAGAAAATAATCTTTTTATTGAATAGATTTTGACTCAATTAGTACAGAACTATCTAATTGACAAATTGTTAAGAACATTCCATAGAAAAATTAAGAGGAAAGTGCTTTTGATGCAAAACTAATGACGTTGATGAGAGAATAACGATCAGTTGATACGGGCCTGAGCTGAGTAGACAACAACGaagtaattttcaaaatggaagaaaaaatgatTTGGTCACGAATTACCAGGCTGACACGTCATAAAAATGGACCACATTGAAGTTGAGAAAAAtatcacaacaaaaacatgaaCCTGTTTGTTTATGGAAAACCATTTCGATTTGGAAAATACCCATGAACCAAGAAAGgttttttgcatgaaaaatactgacaaaaacacaaaaatgtcaacaaaaacaacagtAGAAATTAAATTTCGATTCAGCACATGCATAAAATCAGCAAGAAGAGCACAGTAGCTTTTGAACaagtagaaataaaaatattgctttAAATTAGAAGTAATTGTTATGGCTCCAAGACACCTTAACACAGGAAACTCACAAGATTTCAAGCAAATATGAACACCATGATAGCACAAAACCTTTCACGAGAATTAGAAATCTAAGTTGCATAACGCGACAACTAAGCATCAGGTGAACCACCGGTGTGGTCATCATACGAATGGCATCGGGGAGTGGCTTGCAACTGACCTAGTTCAACCAAGGATGCGAGAGATGAAAGTTGGTGAAGTGCGAACAGCAAAAGCAGCACGAGGATTATCTGCAATATCATCGAATATTGAAACTTTGTGCGGAGCCACCTTGTGTTGACCTCCGCCTGGGCAAGctataaaaatagaaaaagctAAATATTGTTTACTGTGCAACTGACATCATATAAATAGCTAGCACAAGGCACGAATGAGAATCATGTCTATCCAAAACAGTGTGTGGATAAATGCGATACATGAAGTCGGCTGAGTGATACCTTGGTTTTAAGCAACGATATTTCCCTCGTCATCTGAGTCACTTCGGTCGATGTAAATGGAGCCTTTTTTGTCACTGGAGGCAGCATAGGCTTCTTAAGAACAGGTGTCACAATTTTCTCGACTTTAGTCGAGCGAATGAATCGGACCCGAAGTCTTTAAAAGGATTTCTCCATGAATTAACTGGTCACTAACGTACAAAGAATTTTCATAAATACTGCCCAAAGCAGGTGATCCACCTGTGAACGAATCGAGAATCCTTGGCTGTATGCTGGCTCCAAAACTCATGGACATCAGCGGCGGCATCGATTTTTTGATAAAGAACAAGAAATCTGTCACTAGAGGCACTCTCCTCATACCCTGGGCTCAGGTTGATGACAACTGTCGTTGTTTCTCCTGAATAATCGTCATCATTGATTTATGTTTCTTGTGAAATAATATGGCGGTTTATGATCAAATAAACGGAAGATAACACAAAAACACAGATTCATTGCTTTATCCTGGAATAAGACAACTTCAAACAAACACAAGATGCCACGTACCTGGTGCCACGACCCCATTGCTGGGCCGGACATGATACCTCTCTGGtgagtttgttttaaatttgaacgCAACAAGTTGGTCCTGGTTCGGATTCCTCAACGTCACAATGCTCTGGCATCGACCACTCCCACCATCTCTACGATCTTCCCGGAATGAAAGCTCGGAAATTGGGCTGACGACAGAAATACAAATACTTGCTGATTATGTTTGATACAGATCCTGTCTTGTGTCTGCTTTCTACACTTTTGGATTCTTTCATTAATCATTGTTTTTACTAAATAATTACATTTCTAATTCATGGAGGTAATTCCCTTTATAAAACTAATAAGAACAACTATTACCTCATAAAGAGCAAGGAACCGAGTCTGACTTCACTCGTGACATCCCTCGCAGAAACCTTTGAATCCTGTTGCATATCCATTGAACCATCAAACcctgtttcaaaatttaaataaaagtcTGCTTGTGACCACATTGGCAAGCAGCTGGGtcaaaaaacttcaaagtttCCCTGAAGTCAAACCATTTTATATCGTCTTTCACCTGTGAAAGATTTGTAGCTTTCTTCACGATCAATTTCGCTTGTGAATGAAGAATGCCTGGATGGTGTATTCCTCCTCTTGCTCTCGGATTGGTCAAGTGACGCCTTCGAGCTGTTTGTTGTCGAGCTTGTGAGGATGGAATTTGAGGGGGCTCGATCTAACTCTTGCTCCGTTGCTAGGCGACCATTTGGAAGACTTTCTTCATCCTGGGGAGATTGGATGCTGGGGGTTGCTCTGAGATGAGATGTGGAGGCCTCATCTGACTTTGTAAAGATCTCATCTCTTGTGGAGGATACCTTATCACTTGGAGGCATCATTTTATCCTCCTCATTATTCGACACTTCATCATTTTctgaaactttaaaaaattgtcaatAAATATAATCCATGATATAGTGGTTCCAAACCAGTGGTTCTTAGCCGATGTGAAATCTTGCAAGATCAAATGGAAAGTACTTAACCTACATATCTTTTGTATGCAAAAATCACACTCACGAaagaagttttgttgtaaatgaaCATATATTATTACGCTACAGCTTActgtttaatacacattttgcagTGTAGCCACTACACAATCGCCTCATACACACACAGAGGTGCGACCAACTTACATTTCtattaatataaaaaagaTTCAAGTATTATGTATTACTAAAATGCGTAGACTTTGTGTTTGTGCATGGTTCGTATCAGAAATATAATGAATTGATTGcaacaaattcattaaattgaattgtttggTTGTTTACATTCAAGTATGTTTAAAAGTTATTGAAGTCCTAGCCAAAAAACTAATCCAAGGGGGAGAAATTTGGGTTTGGTATTTGGCGTAAATGGGAAAACAGATGAAAAAATTTAGGAACTGCTGGTCGAAGCACTGCTAGAATGTGCCATATATTGCCTATACTGGGTTGATATTAATTATATGGAAATCAGCAGATACCATGAAGAGATTCCATGCTGTTGGTACTAGATTGGGCAGTTTGAGTCGTTTCTTTCAATTGCGGATAATCAGTTGGTCGTAATGGAAAGATGTATTCCCAAGTGTCCTGCAAATATAGATGAGCTCGGTGAAGAACTGCAGACTTGGTCATGCAGCATTAAGTTGTCATTGTAAGGGAACTTCTGTCATCAAGAAACATTTGCTGACTCGATATTTTGCGCTTACACAACACATTTCGTCAGAGCATTCTTGCTAGAATGCCAGGCTGGTATATTCCTTTATGACTTAACAATAATCTGCATTGACCTTCATCACAATGAGTTGATTGTTGATGCAGAAACACAGAAGATTGCAAGACAGGGGCGCCTTGCACTATATCACACAGTGACGAGTGTAACATATTTCAGCCAATGGGATAGCAGGAAACATAggaaatgtaaaatgacaaacaGATATACAGGAAATGATACGAAAATTCACACAAAGCACACGATAAACAGCTTTCCATCCTTCACACGATGCTTGAGTGCAAGAGACACAAAACCTACCGTGCCACCCATGTATTGTGGAAGTTGGTCCTGGGAAATGTATTCCTTCAATTCTTTGAATTTACAGAAAACTGTTCTTCGCCGTTGCTCTTCAGTCATCCACTGCTTCACGACTTTCCAAATTGCTACAAAATAGCAACATGGTTGATCATTCACATGACCTCATCACGTGAACAACATCATGATGAAGTTGAACGTGAAGgaaatttaagcaaactaagtTCTCTAATCACCGTTCATGATCCAAGGCATCTCCAGGATGATGATTCTTtctgaaataaacaaacaagcgTCGTTGACACAACTCGCCATTTCACATGCACAGATGAGAACTTGTCAAATAAGGAAAACAatttaatgttgttaaaatCCATCAGAATCATCACAGAAGGTATATTATACAACATAACCTGGAGGAAATGGCCCAATGACAGAACAGCAACCTAATTACATCTTTCAGCAGAAAGCCGCAACAATGTGAACAttttatgacataataaaACCATAATTCAaggcaaaaacaaagtttCTATGATTATTTGAGCATAAACGGCCCAAGTTACACAAACACAAGCGGTTTCAACGTAAGATTGTGTCAATGACAGTAGTGGCATTGTGATGTCAACCTACCAAGCATATCGGGGAAGTAGGTGGTGAAGCATTCCAACAGGAACTTGATCCCACCAAGATCAACATTTGCCATCGATGCTTTGCTCACATCAAGTATGAACGTGACATGTTTTCCTGTCTCGAGTCGCTGCAATCTCTCCATCCATAGACACATAATTGCCTGAACCTGGGTTTTTATCTCTTTGGTTTGCAGTCGGCTTATGAAGTAGACTGAAGCAAATACAAATCACAATGGGTGTGAGTTAAAAGAGAAAtacaacttttatttcatgaaTTAAAATCAAGACTGACTCACCTACTCGAGTGTCGTCCAATGCCCTGCCATGAACAAACATGATGCCACGTTTCATCAAAGGTTCTCCGATGTCTTCTGCTCTTAAGTCTGTCAACAACCAGGGCAATAATATTCTCATGACAAAATTCATAGCAAGCACTTAGCATTCTGTATAACAGCGCTATATAATGCACAGGCAGACGATGACAGACacatgcaaactttttagacAAAAAGAAAAGGTTCCTGAGAGCCAGAAAGCATAATTAAGGTAAATGTATGCTCATTCACACAATGCACTTAACACTACCATTAACTCGACGCTCCTTTCTCCACGTCAGAACTTGAGCAGCAAGTTTTGTTGCTTCTTCGATGTTTCCTTTCTTCCAATGGACAAAACACAGAACGTATTTGTCGTCTTCTCGCAACCTCTGCACGTCTCTTTCATCCACATTTGCCTGCAGGTCTGGGTCTAAATAATCCAACGCATATGGTCAGATGTACACATTGTTGTATAATAACCTCGTTCCATATTGGACAAGAGAATATTTACTGATTTATCATCtatttcttttatgttatttgcAGCTTTTATCACTACAATGTACATTTCCGACACAAAACCTCATATTCCATTCGTATTTAATTGTACTCAGAGTGCATCTAAGCATCTACCTGTGGACAAGCCTTCAAATCTTTCCCGGAATTCTTCAATTTGTCCTGCTTCCAATGCCATGATGTTATTCTACACTATTTTGAAGTTATGCAAACAAAGTCCAGCAAAGCTTGGAAAGCCGAGGTACGAACTGTATGACAAGATCCGTCAGAATATTAAATGCCAATAAACCTAAAAGTATATCAAGGCCTACATTCTATACCTACACAACATCAGCACATAATATGATGCAGAAAAAATAACCTTTTCGAATATTTTTGCTGAGCGAAGATGTCTAATGGCCGACTTGTACGACTTCAGCTCTTTTCACCAACAGCGATTCTGTCTCTTATATCAGGATCGAATATTGACGAATCATTGTGTCATAATTTCTGACATATTAATTGATAACTCGTTCCAATTCAAGCCTTCAAgtcggagtgc includes the following:
- the LOC143470862 gene encoding uncharacterized protein LOC143470862 codes for the protein MALEAGQIEEFRERFEGLSTDPDLQANVDERDVQRLREDDKYVLCFVHWKKGNIEEATKLAAQVLTWRKERRVNDLRAEDIGEPLMKRGIMFVHGRALDDTRVVYFISRLQTKEIKTQVQAIMCLWMERLQRLETGKHVTFILDVSKASMANVDLGGIKFLLECFTTYFPDMLERIIILEMPWIMNAIWKVVKQWMTEEQRRRTVFCKFKELKEYISQDQLPQYMGGTDTWEYIFPLRPTDYPQLKETTQTAQSSTNSMESLHENDEVSNNEEDKMMPPSDKVSSTRDEIFTKSDEASTSHLRATPSIQSPQDEESLPNGRLATEQELDRAPSNSILTSSTTNSSKASLDQSESKRRNTPSRHSSFTSEIDREESYKSFTGFDGSMDMQQDSKVSARDVTSEVRLGSLLFMSPISELSFREDRRDGGSGRCQSIVTLRNPNQDQLVAFKFKTNSPERYHVRPSNGVVAPGETTTVVINLSPGYEESASSDRFLVLYQKIDAAADVHEFWSQHTAKDSRFVHRLRVRFIRSTKVEKIVTPVLKKPMLPPVTKKAPFTSTEVTQMTREISLLKTKLAQAEVNTRWLRTKFQYSMILQIILVLLLLFALHQLSSLASLVELGRQLSAFFYFACFGRTSQISMVWQDQRLPENRPIIIGHRGSSGMLPGHTVAAYQLAIDQGADVIECDLAVTKDLLLVCTHEPWLNLTTDVAARPEFQDRLRTYAVPDWDGTRIVRDFFTVDFTLDELKTLRKVQRFSYRDQAYNGEFPIATFDEYVAVAKNVTNGRTIGIYPELKVPKFFNSILAAHNTTMEEILLESLQRHGYTEATSPCFVQSFDEDSLRFVSSRTELPLMIITKLNYSDGKMAELSKFCHGLIVLKSLIVEVDHKTNDVIGTTNLIKRAHLNNLKVHSFTFQNEFQFLAWQYGADPYREYDKFVPLRVDGFFTDYPWTLSNYFKREPSL